The following proteins are encoded in a genomic region of Arachis ipaensis cultivar K30076 chromosome B02, Araip1.1, whole genome shotgun sequence:
- the LOC107626705 gene encoding anthranilate N-methyltransferase, translated as MAPSLESNKNVVIDDESNKNLLKEEEEDGMLFAMDLGVLVAFPMAVKTAFELGIFDIIAKGGEHAKFSSEDIASKIGSTNPNAPSMVDRLLRLLASHSLLSCSSLPQVTKDEDDQEHGLIASAHKTVYSLTAASKYFVTDDDGVNFGHTLSLILDKVVLESWSELKGAILEGGVPFVRANGMHTFEYPSVDPRFNDVFNKAMISHTTIVMKRVLESYEGFNNINTLIDVGGGLGFNLKMITSKYPNINAINFVFC; from the exons ATGGCTCCATCATTAGAGAGCAATAAAAATGTTGTTATTGATGATGAATCCAATAAGAATCTtcttaaagaagaagaagaagatggaatgcTTTTTGCAATGGACTTGGGGGTTTTAGTGGCGTTTCCAATGGCTGTTAAGACTGCATTTGAGCTTGGAATCTTCGACATAATAGCCAAAGGTGGTGAACATGCAAAGTTCTCATCTGAAGATATTGCATCAAAGATTGGTAGCACAAACCCTAATGCACCATCAATGGTGGATCGTCTTCTTAGGCTACTTGCAAGTCATTCTTTGCTGTCTTGTTCATCACTTCCTCAAG TCACCAAAGATGAAGATGATCAAGAACATGGGCTTATTGCATCTGCTCATAAGACTGTGTATAGTCTTACAGCTGCTTCCAAATATTTTGTGACTGATGATGATGGTGTCAATTTTGGACACACTTTGAGCTTGATTCTGGACAAGGTTGTCTTGGAAAGCTG GAGTGAACTGAAAGGAGCAATATTGGAAGGAGGTGTGCCATTTGTTAGGGCTAATGGGATGCACACATTTGAGTACCCAAGTGTGGATCCAAGGTTCAATGATGTGTTCAACAAAGCTATGATAAGCCACACAACCATAGTGATGAAGAGGGTTCTTGAGTCCTATGAAGGTTTCAACAACATTAACACTCTAATTGATGTTGGTGGTGGTCTTGGTTTCAATCTCAAAATGATCACTTCCAAATATCCAAATATCAATGCTATTAACTTTGTTTTTTGTTaa
- the LOC107628145 gene encoding protein DMR6-LIKE OXYGENASE 1-like, which yields MANTKPLLLADQVTNMKHIPLNFIRPLNDRPNLQNLQSSNDNNESIPIIDLQGLDEDNDASNRSQIIHNIGQACQDYGFFQIVNHGVPEDVVGKMMKVGKAFFDLPESERMKNYSDDPSKTTRLSTSFNVKTEKVANWRDFLRLHCHPLEDYIQEWPTNPPSFREDVGEYSKHMRKLSLKLLEAISESLGLEKDYMEKALGKHGQHMAINYYPPCPEPDLTYGLPAHADPNAITILLQNHVPGLQVLKDGHWVTVKHVPNTFIVNIGDQIQVISNDKYKSVLHRALVNCEKERMSIPTFYCPSPEALVGPAPQLIDQHNDPPKYTNFTYAEYYHKFWNRGLSKETCVDLFKV from the exons ATGGCAAACACCAAGCCATTACTCTTAGCTGACCAAGTCACAAACATGAAACATATTCCTTTGAATTTCATTAGGCCCCTTAATGACCGTCCTAATCTTCAAAACCTTCAATCCTCCAATGATAACAATGAATCCATCCCCATCATTGATCTTCAAGGTTTAGATGAAGATAATGATGCCTCCAACCGTTCTCAAATCATCCACAACATTGGCCAAGCTTGTCAAGATTATGGCTTCTTCCAA aTTGTGAATCATGGGGTTCCGGAGGATGTTGTTGGGAAGATGATGAAAGTGGGAAAGGCATTCTTTGATTTGCCGGAGAGTGAGAGGATGAAGAATTATTCAGATGATCCTTCAAAAACAACGAGACTCTCAACAAGTTTTAATGTTAAGACTGAGAAAGTTGCAAATTGGAGAGATTTTTTGAGGCTCCATTGCCACCCTCTTGAAGATTACATTCAAGAATGGCCTACCAACCCTCCTTCTTTCAG AGAAGATGTTGGTGAGTATAGCAAACACATGAGGAAATTATCATTGAAATTACTTGAAGCCATATCTGAAAGCTTAGGATTGGAGAAAGATTACATGGAAAAAGCACTTGGAAAACATGGACAACACATGGCAATAAACTACTATCCTCCATGTCCAGAGCCAGATCTAACATATGGTTTGCCAGCACATGCTGACCCAAATGCCATAACCATTTTGCTCCAAAATCATGTCCCTGGCTTGCAAGTTCTCAAGGATGGTCATTGGGTCACAGTCAAACATGTCCCTAACACATTCATTGTCAACATTGGTGACCAAATTCAG gTAATTAGTAATGATAAATACAAGAGTGTATTGCATAGAGCACTGGTAAACTGTGAAAAAGAAAGAATGTCCATTCCAACATTTTATTGTCCATCACCTGAAGCTTTGGTGGGCCCAGCACCTCAACTCATAGACCAACATAATGATCCTCCCAAGTACACAAATTTCACATATGCTGAATATTATCACAAGTTCTGGAACAGGGGACTTTCAAAGGAGACATGTGTGGATTTGTTCAAGGTTTAA